A section of the Candidatus Moraniibacteriota bacterium genome encodes:
- a CDS encoding AAA family ATPase yields the protein MTKTNRIPRVILINGPGAVGKTTLVELLCKKLPQPCIRINIDEIRHLITSRKQFPEISYPVARKFTKRILEEAVSDGFDVVIDKMLFDEPSYGEMASAIDIYRSVTLAQGGIFFEFILMADEDTLMKRAEKRGFRPDGSVTPTTVIEFHNAMKEFLTTRKDAIIIKTDNLNPPETLAYIWKIIENAS from the coding sequence ATGACAAAGACCAATAGAATACCTCGTGTTATCCTGATAAACGGACCTGGGGCGGTCGGGAAGACAACGCTTGTTGAGCTCTTATGCAAAAAGCTTCCTCAGCCGTGCATACGAATCAATATAGATGAGATTCGACATCTGATAACTTCTAGAAAGCAATTCCCAGAAATAAGCTACCCGGTTGCGCGAAAATTCACAAAACGTATTCTTGAAGAAGCTGTATCTGACGGTTTCGATGTCGTAATTGATAAGATGCTCTTTGATGAACCTTCTTATGGAGAAATGGCATCAGCAATCGATATCTATCGATCTGTAACATTGGCACAAGGCGGGATTTTTTTCGAATTCATTCTTATGGCTGATGAGGATACACTGATGAAGCGTGCTGAAAAGAGGGGTTTTCGACCAGATGGATCAGTTACCCCTACGACTGTTATCGAATTCCACAATGCCATGAAAGAATTTCTTACAACAAGAAAGGACGCAATCATTATCAAGACGGATAATCTCAACCCTCCAGAAACCCTAGCTTATATCTGGAAGATCATAGAAAACGCTTCCTAA
- a CDS encoding glycosyltransferase family 4 protein → MRILFVSRAFPPTIGGIEQQNADLARFLGGQCELTLIANRRGKSFLPIFFPFALVKTLFLLPSHDALLLGDGVLAPLGAIAKIFFPRKAVVSVVHGLDLTFAEKSGFLPRVYRFFHFPSLCALDGVICVSQETKRVALRIGIAPERAFVIPNGIHPETFAGEYERTELEKLLGRDIAGRQIILRLGRFVEHKGVEWFIRNVMPKLPVSVLFVAAGGVAKKGVPGDTSFFPRCEQAVRELGLQDRVILLMNLPGKDVQLLLHTADVAVAPNIPVPGTMEGFGISVLEASISRLPIVVSRLEGLQEAVVDGENGVFAEAGNAADFVQKINTFLTDEQKRQAFGERSARYTREHFHWSIISQRYAALLEDFVKSVTNTH, encoded by the coding sequence ATGCGTATTCTCTTCGTCTCACGTGCGTTCCCACCGACCATCGGCGGTATCGAGCAGCAGAATGCTGACCTCGCCCGTTTTCTTGGGGGTCAGTGCGAGCTGACTCTCATCGCCAACCGCCGCGGGAAGAGTTTCCTTCCGATATTTTTTCCATTCGCGCTCGTCAAAACTCTCTTCCTCCTCCCAAGTCATGATGCCCTCCTCCTCGGTGACGGTGTCCTCGCGCCACTTGGTGCTATCGCGAAAATTTTCTTTCCACGAAAAGCAGTCGTATCAGTCGTCCATGGCCTCGATCTCACCTTTGCCGAAAAGTCAGGCTTCCTGCCGCGCGTTTACCGATTCTTTCACTTTCCTTCGCTGTGCGCCCTCGATGGTGTTATTTGCGTGAGTCAGGAAACGAAACGAGTCGCCCTCCGTATCGGTATCGCGCCCGAACGTGCTTTCGTTATTCCAAACGGCATCCATCCCGAGACTTTTGCCGGTGAATATGAACGGACAGAACTGGAAAAACTCCTTGGAAGAGACATCGCCGGCCGGCAGATCATCCTCCGCTTGGGCCGCTTCGTCGAACACAAGGGCGTCGAATGGTTTATCCGAAATGTCATGCCGAAGCTCCCCGTGTCAGTGCTCTTCGTCGCTGCGGGTGGAGTCGCCAAAAAAGGCGTCCCGGGTGACACGAGTTTCTTCCCGCGCTGCGAACAGGCCGTCCGAGAGCTTGGTCTGCAGGATCGGGTCATCCTCCTCATGAATCTTCCCGGAAAAGACGTCCAACTCCTCCTCCACACAGCCGATGTCGCCGTCGCGCCCAATATCCCCGTCCCAGGGACCATGGAAGGGTTCGGTATTTCGGTCCTCGAAGCGAGCATCTCCCGCCTCCCGATCGTCGTCTCCCGTCTGGAAGGACTTCAGGAAGCTGTCGTGGATGGTGAGAACGGCGTCTTTGCCGAGGCGGGAAATGCCGCGGACTTCGTGCAGAAAATCAACACCTTCCTCACTGATGAGCAGAAACGTCAGGCTTTCGGCGAACGATCGGCTCGCTATACACGGGAACACTTTCATTGGTCGATCATCAGCCAACGCTATGCTGCGCTTCTCGAAGACTTCGTGAAAAGCGTAACCAACACGCACTAA
- a CDS encoding glycosyltransferase family 4 protein has translation MKQILLATRPIVPPWDEASKNFAYFLAKNIRNEDLTMHVLTTPEGLKDMGTNVILHPLYSKQKTGAKSHYPFLQKARLPLYLFAQSFKYDIVHYLFTPTLFNAFVIKYFTPFRPKSIQTVATLREDRYPRNLLKHLFFADQLATYTDATKTKLNALGFDNVERIYPGIDLEKYQPRPKSQAVLDSYNLTPEDFLVVYPGEYTRLGATDYLVETLIRHFTAPISEPFIFLFACRIKNEADRVKREEVRERFRQAGCLEHIRFDDGNATADMATVYNTADVIAFPVGDLRGKFDVPLVIIEAYACGKPVILSDLEAFREFSNDQISVTIPRLDDQALIDTILYLKHNSDTRAAIGQTARTYAETHFDLRETARHYGELYASL, from the coding sequence ATGAAGCAAATCCTCCTCGCGACCCGACCGATTGTCCCGCCTTGGGATGAAGCCTCAAAAAACTTTGCGTACTTTTTAGCCAAAAACATTCGCAATGAAGATTTGACGATGCATGTTCTGACAACCCCGGAAGGACTCAAGGATATGGGTACCAACGTCATTCTTCACCCACTCTATTCAAAACAAAAAACTGGAGCTAAATCACATTATCCATTTCTTCAGAAAGCGAGACTTCCGCTCTATTTATTTGCTCAGAGTTTTAAATACGACATTGTTCACTACCTCTTTACTCCGACACTCTTCAATGCTTTTGTCATAAAGTACTTTACACCTTTCCGTCCTAAAAGTATCCAAACCGTCGCGACACTTCGTGAAGATCGATACCCTCGAAATCTTCTCAAACACCTTTTCTTCGCAGATCAACTCGCAACTTACACCGATGCGACCAAGACGAAACTGAATGCGCTCGGCTTCGACAATGTCGAGCGGATCTATCCCGGCATCGATCTGGAAAAGTATCAGCCCCGGCCGAAGAGCCAGGCCGTCCTTGATTCATACAACCTCACACCCGAGGATTTCCTGGTCGTCTACCCTGGCGAATACACTCGGCTCGGCGCGACAGACTATCTCGTCGAAACGCTCATTCGCCATTTCACAGCTCCGATCTCTGAACCGTTTATTTTCCTCTTTGCCTGCCGGATCAAGAACGAAGCCGATCGAGTGAAACGCGAAGAAGTACGGGAACGGTTCCGTCAGGCCGGCTGCCTCGAACATATCCGCTTCGACGATGGCAATGCCACCGCCGATATGGCCACCGTCTACAATACCGCGGATGTGATCGCATTTCCTGTGGGCGACCTCCGTGGCAAATTCGACGTCCCGCTCGTCATCATCGAGGCCTATGCCTGCGGAAAGCCCGTCATCCTCTCTGACTTGGAAGCCTTTCGAGAGTTCTCAAATGACCAAATTTCTGTTACCATCCCCAGGCTCGATGACCAGGCACTGATCGATACTATCCTTTATTTAAAGCATAATTCGGATACTCGGGCAGCAATCGGGCAAACCGCTCGGACCTATGCCGAAACACATTTCGACCTCCGAGAAACGGCCCGACACTACGGTGAACTCTACGCTTCCCTCTAA
- a CDS encoding GTP-binding protein — protein sequence MSEKLSPVFKKIPVTILTGFLGAGKTTLLNHILSSKTGEKIVVIVNEFGAVGIDGALVVGGEEHLVTLDNGCICCTVRNDLVETLTDLLKRKLGMAGEMAEAGESAAPLVFDRIVIETTGLADPIPLVQTFMMDDVLMAAYEIAAIVTVVDAVHIEKQLGYLPVAAEQIALADLILLSKTDLFLGEGESEERKKRMSEIESKIQAINPAAPIIATVMGVIPNAELFRERRFFAAPETVQGHDHTSHTHGISSVVLKTDKLIDIDRLYAWIGELQNSLGPDLLRYKGIIYSDEYPGKHAVLQGVHALYTVTPDREWKENEKRESVIVVIGQNLDREAIEQGFKRSLAD from the coding sequence ATGTCTGAGAAACTTTCACCAGTATTCAAGAAGATCCCAGTCACTATCCTGACGGGCTTCCTCGGCGCCGGCAAGACCACGCTCCTCAACCATATTCTCTCGTCCAAGACCGGTGAGAAGATCGTGGTCATCGTCAATGAATTCGGCGCGGTCGGGATCGATGGGGCGTTGGTGGTCGGGGGCGAGGAGCACCTCGTCACGCTCGACAATGGCTGCATCTGCTGCACGGTCCGCAATGACTTGGTCGAGACCCTGACTGACCTTCTGAAGCGGAAACTCGGCATGGCAGGAGAAATGGCCGAAGCAGGGGAAAGTGCTGCCCCACTTGTTTTCGATCGGATTGTGATCGAGACCACGGGCTTGGCTGATCCCATCCCGCTCGTCCAGACATTCATGATGGATGATGTCCTCATGGCAGCCTATGAAATAGCGGCCATCGTCACGGTCGTCGATGCCGTCCATATCGAAAAGCAGCTCGGGTACCTGCCCGTAGCAGCCGAGCAGATCGCGCTCGCCGACCTCATCCTCCTGTCCAAGACCGATCTCTTCTTGGGCGAGGGAGAGAGCGAAGAAAGAAAAAAACGTATGTCTGAGATCGAGTCAAAAATTCAAGCCATCAATCCTGCGGCTCCGATCATAGCGACTGTCATGGGAGTGATCCCGAATGCCGAGCTCTTCCGCGAGCGGCGTTTCTTTGCGGCACCCGAAACCGTCCAAGGACATGACCACACGAGCCATACACACGGCATCTCGAGCGTTGTTCTAAAAACAGATAAGTTAATCGATATCGACCGGCTTTATGCCTGGATCGGGGAGCTTCAGAATAGCCTCGGCCCCGACCTCCTCCGCTACAAGGGCATCATCTATTCGGACGAGTACCCAGGCAAACACGCTGTCCTGCAGGGTGTCCATGCGCTCTATACCGTCACCCCAGACCGCGAGTGGAAAGAAAATGAAAAACGCGAATCCGTCATCGTCGTCATCGGCCAAAACCTCGATCGTGAAGCGATAGAACAAGGATTCAAGCGGTCACTAGCAGACTAA
- a CDS encoding RtcB family protein encodes MFEDAIKKIGNLKQEMKTDQMKVPVVFHVGDDLMPSDATLEQLESVASNDTVFHHIAAMADVHSKPGRKNATGTTVTSEHHILPQVNDSDPACGMRLVKTNLTENNITPEELDVLFQALVATVPTKQFVGTRVSFDTVVDICRGGIRPLITALGIETKNEETHCIESGNFFGSEVSRESIYSVIPKLFLWFATFRLGILGAAGNHFLDLMKVTGIEDEETAKKFGLQNGQYVFMVHCGSGILGQYTMYMYTAKKREHLSQAIMVELGKFLFRSPLRPVYDRIAKKIKAYQFGAKEELFTYDGHGPEGEMYMAARNACSNFAHANRATITHNVSETVKQVLGRDPELELLYDMPHILVSEEEHYGKSVWVHRNGTSRAYGPSRMAGHPLFKDTGEPAFIPSSMSTEAFLCVGMDGNESSFYSCNHGAGKAKSKSDTIVPEDKSALHEKLTARGVRLYNGQSSKVIEQDSAHYKRIDDIIATVKENNIVKPVARLMPVSIIMY; translated from the coding sequence ATGTTCGAAGACGCCATCAAGAAAATCGGCAATCTCAAGCAAGAAATGAAGACGGACCAGATGAAAGTCCCCGTCGTCTTCCATGTCGGCGACGACCTGATGCCAAGCGATGCGACGCTAGAACAACTCGAAAGTGTCGCGAGTAACGACACGGTGTTCCATCACATCGCGGCCATGGCCGACGTCCACTCCAAGCCAGGCCGCAAGAACGCCACCGGTACAACGGTCACTTCGGAACACCACATCCTCCCCCAGGTCAATGACTCCGATCCGGCCTGTGGCATGCGCCTGGTGAAGACCAATCTGACCGAGAACAATATCACGCCTGAGGAACTCGATGTGCTCTTTCAGGCGCTCGTCGCGACCGTCCCGACGAAGCAGTTTGTCGGTACCCGGGTTTCCTTTGATACCGTCGTCGATATCTGCCGGGGCGGCATTCGTCCGCTCATCACGGCGCTCGGTATCGAGACGAAGAACGAGGAGACGCACTGCATCGAAAGTGGAAATTTCTTCGGCAGCGAGGTTTCACGCGAGAGCATCTACAGCGTCATCCCGAAACTCTTCCTCTGGTTTGCAACCTTTCGGCTTGGCATCCTCGGCGCGGCCGGTAATCACTTCCTTGACCTCATGAAAGTGACCGGCATCGAAGACGAAGAGACCGCCAAGAAATTCGGTCTCCAAAACGGCCAATACGTCTTCATGGTCCACTGTGGATCGGGCATCCTCGGCCAATACACGATGTACATGTACACGGCGAAAAAGCGCGAGCACCTCTCGCAGGCCATCATGGTCGAGCTCGGCAAGTTTCTCTTCCGCTCACCGCTCCGGCCAGTGTACGATCGGATCGCAAAGAAGATCAAAGCCTACCAGTTCGGCGCCAAAGAAGAGCTCTTCACCTATGATGGCCACGGACCGGAAGGCGAGATGTACATGGCGGCGCGCAATGCCTGCTCCAACTTCGCTCATGCGAACCGTGCGACCATCACCCACAACGTGAGTGAGACGGTAAAGCAGGTCCTCGGCCGTGATCCTGAGCTCGAGCTCCTCTACGACATGCCGCATATCCTTGTTTCGGAGGAAGAGCACTACGGGAAGTCCGTCTGGGTACACCGCAACGGCACGAGCCGCGCCTATGGTCCATCGCGCATGGCGGGACACCCGCTGTTCAAGGATACGGGCGAGCCCGCTTTCATCCCGAGCTCGATGTCAACCGAAGCCTTCCTCTGCGTCGGCATGGACGGCAACGAGTCGAGCTTCTACTCCTGCAATCATGGCGCCGGCAAGGCCAAGTCAAAATCGGATACGATTGTCCCTGAGGACAAGTCAGCTCTCCATGAGAAACTCACAGCCCGCGGTGTGAGGCTCTACAATGGCCAGTCCTCCAAAGTCATCGAACAGGACAGTGCGCACTACAAGCGGATCGACGACATCATCGCGACGGTCAAAGAAAACAATATCGTCAAGCCCGTCGCCCGCCTCATGCCCGTCTCGATCATCATGTACTAA
- a CDS encoding histidine phosphatase family protein, with translation MPVYITYFVHGTTTDNERHVSSGWKDVELSELGVKQSVDLKEQTKDKTFDVVFCSDLQRAHNSAKLSWEGLYVIIPDARLRECNYGTLNGASSDIVEPMQEEECIEKPFPEGESYEDVKARVADFLEFLKKNYDGKRVAIVAHKAPQLSLDVLINGKTWKQALADDWRKTKNWQPGWEYILSEDSR, from the coding sequence ATGCCCGTTTACATTACCTACTTTGTTCATGGCACCACTACGGATAACGAACGACATGTATCTTCTGGTTGGAAAGATGTCGAACTTTCCGAACTTGGAGTCAAGCAGTCCGTTGACTTGAAAGAGCAGACCAAAGACAAGACATTTGATGTTGTTTTCTGTTCTGATTTACAGCGCGCCCACAACTCGGCAAAGCTCTCATGGGAAGGTCTCTATGTAATTATCCCCGATGCCAGACTGCGTGAGTGTAATTATGGAACACTCAATGGCGCTTCATCTGATATCGTTGAGCCCATGCAGGAAGAAGAATGCATTGAAAAGCCATTTCCGGAAGGAGAAAGCTATGAGGATGTCAAAGCACGTGTGGCAGACTTTCTCGAATTCCTGAAGAAAAACTACGACGGGAAACGTGTTGCCATCGTTGCGCATAAGGCTCCACAACTCTCGCTGGATGTTCTGATCAATGGCAAGACATGGAAGCAAGCGCTCGCAGATGATTGGCGGAAGACGAAGAACTGGCAACCTGGTTGGGAGTACATTCTATCAGAAGACTCACGGTAA